The genome window GCCAGGGTCGGTTCGAACAGGGTCGAGATGATGCCGTCGCTCATGCCGATCAGGATGGCGGCGACGACGGTGCCGCGCAGGCTTCCCAGACCGCCGATGATGACGACGATGAAGGACAGCAGCAGCGGATCGCCGCCCATCAGGTAATAGGCCTGCTGCGTGGGGACGATCAGCACCGCGGCGATGGCGGCCAGGGCCGCGCCCAGCGCGAAGACCCCGGCATAGACCCGGTCGACCGGGATGCCGAAGGCCTGGGCGGTTTCGCGGTCATACTGTGTCGCGCGCATGACCAGTCCGATACGGGTCTTGGCCAGCAGGAACCACGTGCCCAGCATCAGCGCGATACAGGCAACGATCACGAAAAGCTTGTAGCCGGAATAACCGAAACCGGGGAACCGGACATAAAAGTCGAAGGGGGCGGCCACCGCTGTCGGCACCGGCCCGTGAAGGGTCAGCGCCGCCTGCTGCAGGATGTAGAGCAGCCCGATCGTGGCAACGATCGTCGCCTCCGGATCGTAATTCAGGCGCTTCAGAATGAGCCGGTCCGCCGCCGCGGCGAGCGCCCCTACCAGCATCGGGCTGAGGATCAGCGCCGCCAGAAAGCCGAGCAGCGGCGAGCCGGAAATCTGGCTCGACACCCAATAGGCGATGACTGCGCCCAGCATGTAGAATTCGCCATGCGCCACATTGACGACGCGCATGACACCGAAGACCAGCGACAGACCCAGCGCCGTCAAGGCCAGGACAGCCGCCTGAACGGCGCCTTCCATCGAGGCGATCAGAAAAAACGTACCGTAATTCAACGGGAACGACCTTCAGCTTCGGATCCGCCGCCGGCCGGGAAACGGCGCGGCGGCGGTCCGGTCAACGATCCTGCGAAGCGCCTTACAGCGGCATCGTCGTGTAGTCGACTTCCGGCTCGTACAGGCTGTCCTCGATGGAGGTACGGTGCACGACGCCCAGCTTACCCTCATTGACCTTGCTGATGTTCTGGATACCGAAAGCCTGATGGGTCTTGCCGTTGAAGGTCTTCATGCCCTGCGGATGCGCCTGGCTTTCGGGGAATTCGGTGAAGCTTTCCACCGCCTCGATCAGCTTGGCACGGTCGTCCGGGCCCTGATAGCCGGCAGCTTCCATGCCCTGCTTGATGATGTGCAGGGTCTCCCAGCAACCGAACATGTGGGAATAGGTCGAGATATCCTTCGGGTCGTTGACACTGGCCCCGTTGGCGTCGACGCCGACCTTTTCGCGGTAGAACGCATCATGCGGGTTGGCCCCGTCATTCTGGGCATAGCGCGGATAGGCTTCCCAGAAATACGTGCCCTCCAGGGCCTCCAGTCCGGGACTGGCCAGATCGACGGCTTCCAGGCTGTCGATGAAGCCGAAGATTTCCGGACGGTCACCGCCGAAGAACTGGCCCATTTCCTTGACGAAGGTCAGGACGCCCGGGCCGACCATGACATGGTACAGGACCTCGGTTTCCTGCGGGATGCGCGGAAAATACTTGAAGAAGTTGGTCTCCGTCGGCGGGATCGCGATCTTCTCGATCACCTCGCCGCCCTGGGCAGCCATCGCGGCGGAGAAATAGTCGCGGTGATCGTGACCGAAGGCGAAGTCCGGGAAGATCATCGTGACCTTCTTGCCCAGATTGCCGCTGACCCAGGGCGCCATGGACTGGACCTGGCTCTTCACATCGGTGATGCCCGGCTGCAGCACATAGCGGTTCAGCTTGCCGCTGGCGACATGGTGGCCTTCGCTGACCACGAAATACGGGATCTTCAACTCACCCGCCCGCGGCGCGGAGCCGATGACGACATGGCTGAACAGGGTGCCGAAGACGATATCGGTCTTGTGCTGAATGGCGAATTTCTCGACCACCTCGGCCCCGCGTTTCGGGTCGGTGCCGTCGTCCTCGGTAACGATCTCGACCGGGCGGCCGTTGATGCCGCCGCCGTCGTTGATCAGTTGGGCGGCCGCCATGGTCGTCCGTTCGTACCAGCGGCCATAGGCAGCGCCGATGCCGGTGCGGTGGGCCTGGAAGCCGATGCGGATCGGTTCGGCGCTGTGGGCCTGATTGAAACGTCCGGCCAGGGGCAATGCCGCCGCGGCCAATCCACCGGCCGCGACGGTCTTCAGCGTGTCGCGGCGGCTAAACTGCTTTTTCTGTGTATTCGACTTGGGTCCCTGACTGGTCATCACGAAACCTCCTGTTCAGGTCTGGTTGGCACGGTTCCGCTCCCACGCGGCCGCACTCTTGGGAAAATCGTATGCACACAAACAAATTCCTGTCCAGTGCCGCTTACCTTACCCCCCTGTCGGCGAAGAGAGAAGCCATAGACCGAACAGTGTGTAACCGACCATCAGAGCAGCCATCGGAATCTGGCTAACCATTTGAAAATTATGGCGGCCATAGGGTATGCGACGGCTCAGGCCATGGGCCAGGACCACCGCCAGAATATGCCCGGCAACAATTACGCCGACCTGGAACTGCCACAGGCGTTCGACGTCCTCCGCGACGTTCAAAAAGGACGTTGTGACTCGAAAATCGCGCAAGCCGAGGAGATCGGACCCGGTTCCCAACGGATCGTTGGCCGCGACAAGGGCCCATTGGCCGTTGACCAGGAGCACGGTCAGGTAATGGGACAGGTGATAGGCGAGGGAGATCGGCAGAATCGACAGGACAAACAGTCGAAATGCCGGGAGAAACGGGGCCCTCCCCAGCCATTGTCCCAGCAGGACCGCCGTTGCGTAAAGACCGGCAAGCGCGATCCAGGCCGCGGCGAGACCCGCCGTGTTGATGTTGGTCACGGCCGAGCGCCCCGGAAACTCAAGGGGGTTGATGCCGTTGAGCCCCAGCCACCAGAAAGTCATGTTCAGGCCATCGAACGAAACGGTGGCCAGTGTCAGAAGCAGGAACAGCGCGACCGCGACCGGGGGCGGGTCGGCGTCGAGAACGCGCGCGCCGGGCCAGGCGAGGGTCAGGCGGCGTTGCCCGGACCGGTTTTCCGTTCCGACCGGCGCGATCAGCGCAAGGTATCGGAAGAGGATCGTCAGCGGTTCTGCGGCGTTGAGCCACTGCCTTTCGCCGAACAGGACCGCACCCAGAAAATGGACCAGCCAGTATCCGGCGACGGCAATGGCCAGCCGGTCCGGGTCGTCCGGTGCCAGGTCGACCAGTTCGAACCAGGCGATCGCCATGAAGAAGGCAATGGCCGGCCATCCGGTCAGGCCTGGCGGAAGGGCAAACCGTCCCGCGCCGTCAGGCGTCAGCCCGGCCGCGCGCCGCATCAATCGAACCGGAAAGCGCCATGGGTTCAGAACGGCCCAAAGGTTGCCGACCACCGCGTGCAGGATCGTGATGCCGACCCATCCGAGGGTCCAGACGGCCTGCGGCAACGGATTGGTCAGTGGGTCCCGCGTGCCTTCCACGCCGCAATAGATCAGGAAGACGAACAACAGAAAGGACGCCGCCGCGAACATCTCGTCGAGATAGCTCGCCCGAAACCAGGGCAGGCAGAATCGATCTGCGGCCGCCTCGGCGATGCGGGCCGGCGCGATCGCGAACAGAATTGCGAAGGACACCGCCACCGACAGGGTGCCCCCCAGAAGGTAATACTCCGTCGGCAGCAACAGAATGAAACCGCGCTCCGCCGTGTGGGCCCACGCCGTCCCGCCGCAGAATAGCACGGCCAGCATCACGCACAGTATTAGCGGTTGCCGCCCGGTCACCGTCGATCCTCGTTCATCCCAGAGGGCGGAATTGGGCTTGAACCGTCCGGGACATGCAAGCCAAACTCTGCCCCGAAACCGAGCCGGGGCAGGTATGAACCTTCGAATTCTGACTGTTGGATTTTTGGCCGCTCTCCTGCTTGGCGGTGCGGCGCTCTTCATGTTTCAGGGGTCGAAAGGCGGCGTTCTCGTCGAATCGCCGCGCCTGATTGCTACGGATACGGTGCCCGGCGACGCGATGGTCTTCATGACATTGACCAATACATCCGGTGAACCCGACATCCTGATCGGCGCAGTCAGCGACTATGCCGGCAATTGCGGGTTCCACGGCCCGACGGTCGGACGGAACACGGATGGCGGGGAGTTCGTGGTCATTCCGTCCGGCGGAACGACGGCGCTCAGCGCGGAGACCGCACATCTGGAACTGCTGGGCATCGAGGAACCGCTTCAGGAGGGGCAATTGGTCCCGCTGACCCTGATCTTCCAGAATGCCGGGGAAGTGCAAATCAAGGCGCGGGTCGAGGCCCTGGTGCCGCGAAGGGATCTGACGCTGCGCGCCGGTCTCTACGAACCGGCGGAGGGGGAGCCGGTGCCGGAGATCGCGCTGGCCGCCGAACCGGTCGGCGAGGGGCGTTGGCGGATCTCGCTGGATCTCGGCGGCTTCGTTCTGGACCGGGACGCGGTGGATTCAGCCCATGTTCCGAATCACGGTCACGCGCATTATTACGTCGACAATGTGAAAATCGGCCGCGTTTACGAAACCGAGTTCGTGACCGACCCGCTGCCGCCCGGCGACCATCAGATTGCCGTAACTCTGAACACCAACGATCACCGGGCCTATGCGAAGGATGGCGAACCGGTCACGGCGGCCATAACCATACGGCACTGACAGGGGACGCGGGCGTCGCGCTAGCCGCGCTCCACCCGACATTGAAAGCAGTTGTTTCGGGCCGATCTTACGTGAATGTAGGCGACCGTCGGGTCGGCAAAGATTGCTTCCATCTCACCCTGGACCCGTTTCACAGCGACCACCCGGCCGGTGCCATAGCGAATGCGATCGTCCGTTCCGTACCCTCGGATCAGCACTTCGGATACGTCACATAGGATCTCCGGCATCCGGGTGGTGTCGGACGGAGGTTCGCAGGCATCGGCGCATAGAAAGACCGGCCCGACCTCCGCATAGGGTTGCGGGAATGGGAAGGGGCGGTGCGCCAGGACCAGCATTTCACTGTCCTTCGGGATCTGCCGTAGGCAATGGCGGCATGGATTGCCTGCGCCATCCGAAACCTGGCGTTCCGGAACCTGACCGTTCGAATCGGGCCTGCCGTTCTGCAGGGCACGAACGACGTCGGTCGGTAAAGGCAGGAAACTCGAGGCCATCGCGGCGACATTCCCAATCGGGACAACGGGATTGCTGGGACAACCGGATTGTTAGAATGCCTATCGTGGACGGCCCACCCGGTTCTTGCGATAGTTCGGGCGTCGGTGGTTTGTGGCTTCGGCGATGGGGCACAATCGGCGGACGCTGGATCATGGAAATCCGGTTACGGGCCGGTTTTCGGATGAAGCCGATGTATCGGCATCAGAAAGCAAGGACAGGTTTGAAGGATGGCTGGTTCAACGGAAGCCGGAAAACTCTATACGGCATTGGCCGTTCGAAAGATGTACGACGAGGGCATCGTCCGGCGGGTTCTGGATATCGGGGCGGGATCGGGGACGTACAGCAACCTGCTTCGTGCCCATATGCCCGGGAGCGAATGGCATGCCGTCGAGATCTGGGAACCCTATGTCACCGAATACGATCTGGCGTCCAAATACGACCATGTGCACTGCGTCGACGCCCGGCTCTGCGATCCGGGAAAACTGGCCTCCCAGTTCGATCTCGTGTTCTGCGGCGACGTGCTGGAACATATGGAAAAGGAAGATGCGCAGAAGCTGATCGACAGGCTTCTGTCCGTTTCGAAACTGATCCTGATTTCGATCCCCATCGTGCACTATCCTCAGGGTGAGGAGCATGGGAATCCTTACGAAGCCCATGTGAAGGATGACTGGTCGCATGACGAGGTCATCGACAGTTTCCCCAATATCGCAACGTTCTTTCTCCAGGAGGGGATTGGCCTCTACATCCTTTCCACGGTGCCGGAGCTGAACGAACCGCTTGTCCGCCTGAATGCCGCCCTGGGCGATATGATCCGAAAGCAGATGCCGGAAAAGGGCTGAACCGATCCGCGGTTCTTGCCGATGTCAGCCTTGCGTGAAAAACTGGCGCCCGCAGACCGTGCCGGAGCTTGAAGATGACCACCGAAGACACCGCCTTCATCGCAATCGACGTTCAGAACGACTTCTGCCCGGGCGGCGCCCTGGCGGTTGCCGATGGCGACGCGGTGGTACCCGTTATCAACGATCTGATGCCAGCCTATCCGGTCAGGGTCCTTACCCAGGACTGGCACCCGGCCGACCATTTTTCCTTCGCCGCGAATACGGCGGGTGCGGACCCGTTCTCGTTGATCGAGGCACCTTACGGTCCCCAGGTTCTGTGGCCGGTTCATTGTGTTCAGGGCAGCGCCGGCGCGGACTTCCACAAGGATCTGAACACCGATGCCGCGGATCTGGTCGTCCGCAAGGGCTATCGGTCGTCGATCGATTCCTATTCGGCGTTCTTTGAGAACGACCACACGACGCCGACCGGACTTGAGGGCTACCTGCGGGAGCGGGGTGTGACGAAGCTGGTCATCGCGGGATTGGCGACCGATTTCTGTGTCCGCTTCTCCGCCGTCGATGCCGCCAAGCTGGGCTTCGAAGTCACGGTGATCGAGGCCGGGTGCCGTGCCATTGATCTGGACGGGTCCCTGGCTGAGGCGCGACGGGACATGCTGGACAACGGCGTGGTTCTCGCCGCCTGATCTGCGGGAATTGATTATTTACCTTTTCTTTTGTGTGAAATGCTGCTAAACGCCTTGTCTCCCGTGGACGACGGCGTGTGCCATGCGTCGCGCACGAGCTGAACAACTCTGTTGAGGTGGCTAAAATGAGCGGAGCCTATGCCGGCGACATCGCGCCGAAAGACGCCTGGAAGATCCTGGAAGACGAAAGGGATTCCGTCCTGATCGACGTCCGCACCGCAGCGGAATGGCAGTTCGTCGGCGTACCGGTCCTGGAACGTATCGGCAAGCAGACGGTCCTGGTCGAATGGATCAAGTTTCCCGGCGGCGTCGCTAATGCCGACTTTGTGGAACAGGTGAAGGGCGCGGTCGGGGATGGCGATCCCGCGCTTCTGTTCCTCTGCCGCTCCGGCCAGCGCAGCCAGGGGGCGGCGGCGGCGCTGACCCAGGCGGGCTACACCCGCTGCTACAACATTCTCGAAGGTTTCGAGGGCGATAAGGACGGCGAGGGCCATCGCGGCCAGACCGGCGGCTGGAAGGTCGCGGGCCTGCCCTGGGCCCAGGGCTGACCGGAACGGCCGGCGCGGCAAGTGAAGAAGGATCGCGGAAAGATGGACGGTGGATTGACCGGGCGGCGCTATCGACGCCAGACAGAACTGGTGCGGGGCGGCCTGGACCGGTCCCAGTTTCGGGAGACCAGCGAAGGTCTCTTCCTGACCTCCGGCTATGTCTATGACAGTGCGGAACAGGCCGAAGCCTCCTTCAAGGGCGAGACCGACAACTTCATGTATTCGCGCTATGCCAATCCGACGGTCGGCATGTTCGAAGAACGTCTGGCCCGGCTGGAAGGGGCGGAGGATTGTCGGGCGACGTCCAGCGGCATGGCTGCGGTCTTCTCGGCCCTGGCGTGCTTCCTGGGGCACGGCAAGCGGATCGTCGCGTCGAAGGCGCTGTTCGGATCCTGCTACATCGTCTGTTCGGAAATCCTGCCGCGTTTCGGTGTCTCAACGACTTTTGTCGACGGGCATGACCTGGACCAGTGGGCCTCGGCACTGAAGGACCGTGCCGATGCGGTTTTTGTCGAAACACCGTCCAACCCGATGCTCGATCTGGTCGATCTGGAGGTGGTGTCCGCCCTGGCCCATGGCGCCGGCGCGAAGGTGATTGTCGATAATGTCTTCGCCACGCCGATGCTGCAGCGCCCGCTGGAACTGGGGGCGGATATCGTGACCTATTCCGCGACCAAGCATATCGACGGCCAGGGCCGGACGATGGGCGGCGCGGTGCTAAGCACCAACAAGTATATCAAGGACGTGTTTGAACCGTTCTATCGCCATACCGGCCCATCGATGAGTCCGTTCAACGCCTGGATCATGGTCAAGGGGCTGGAAACGCTGCCGCTGCGGGTCGAGCGGATGTGTGCGAATGCCGACCGGATCGCGCACTTCCTGGAGGCCCATGACGGCGTGCAGGCCGTTCGGTATCCGGGCCTGGAAAGCCACCCGCAGCATGCGCTGGCAAAACGTCAGATGAGCGGGTTCGGGACGCTGGTCACCTTTACGGTGCCGGGCGGGAAGCCGCGCGCATTCGACATTCTGAACCGGCTGCGCCTGTGGGATATCTCCAATAACCTTGGTGACGCCAAGAGCCTCGTGACCCATCCGGCGACAACAACCCACCAGCGGCTGAAGCCGGAGGAACGGTCCCATCTGGGCATCGATGACGGCACGATCCGACTGTCCGTCGGTCTGGAGGATGTCGAGGATCTGTTGGAAGACCTGGACGCCGCGCTGTCCTGATCGACCGCTTCGGTCCTGAATGCAAAAGGGCCGGCCCCGGGGGCCGGCCCTTTCCTGTGCGGACTGTCGGATCAGGATTTCAACTTGGTCCAGACCCGCTCGCGAAGCTGTTTCGAGGCCGGGCTGCACTGCTTGAAGCCTGACAGGCGCTCGCCGAATTCCTCCGGCATGTTGACCGCCGGATCGGCCGAAAGGCTCTCGTTCAGGAACGCGCCGGAACCCTTGATGGCGTTGGAATAGCCGGTGTAGTTCGATGCAATGGCCGCATTCTGCGGGTCCATCATCCAGTTCACGAAGGCTTTCGCCGCGTCCATGTTCGGCGCGTTTGCCGGAACCGCCAGCGTATCGGTCCAGAAGGTCACGCCTTCTTTCGGATAGACATAGACCGCATCCGGCTTGTTCTTCTTCACGCGATGCGCGGCACCGTTCCATTGCATGTGGACCGCGACCTCGCCGGCGGACATCCGGTCGATCGTCCCGTCGTTCGAATAGACCTTCACATGCGGTTTCTGGGCCATCAGCAGGTCGAGGATCTTCTGGGCATCGCCGGAATCCTCGGTGCATTTGTCGACGCCGAGATAGTATGCGGCGGCGTTCCAGACGTCGCTCATCTCGTTCAGCATCGCGATATTGCCCTTCAGTTCGTCGCGCGGCTCGAACAGTTCCTTCCAGCTTTGCTCAAGCTCACCGCCCGGCACCATGGCCGGATCGTAGGTGAAACCGGTCGTTCCCCACATGTAGGGCGCCGAATAGGACCGGTCGGGATCGACGGACAGCGTCTGGAACGGCGGCAGGACATTGCCGAAATTCGCCATCTGATTGACGCCGATATTCGCGACCAGACCCTTTTCGATCATTGTGCCGAGCGTGGTCGGACCGGGAAAGATCACGTCATATCCGCCGCCGCCGGCCTGCAGTTTGGCCAGAAGATCCTCTTCCGAGGCGTAATTGTCGATCGTGACCGTGACACCCGTCTCGGCCTCGTATTTCTCCAGAAGCTCCGGCGGGAAGTAGTTGGACCAGTTGTAGAGATGCAGTTCCTGCGCCGACGCGGCGCCTCCGAGGGACAGCCCCAGCGCTACCGTGAGGCCCCCAAGGATTTGGGACATTCTTGACATTATCGTCTCCCGTTTTCCTGTTGCGAGGACGGCCGTTATCTGTGCTGTGTCTGCCCGCGTCCTCTACCGAGCAGAAGTGAAAGCGAGACGAGCGCCACCGAAACCAGCAGCATGATCGACGAGATCGCATTGACCTCCGGCGAAACGCCGACCCGGATCAGTCCGAAAATGTAGATCGGCAACGTCGTCGATCCGGCGCCGCCGACAAAGAAGGTGGTGACGAAATCATCCAGTGAGATGATGAAGGCCAGCACCGCGCCGGAGATGATCCCCGGCATGATCAGTGGCAGTGTAACCTTCCGAAAGGCGGCGCCCGGTGTTGCGTAGAGGTCCCCCGCCGCTTCGATCAGGCGCGGATCGAGGCCTTCCAGCCGGGCCCGGATCGGCAGATAGGCGAAGGGGATGCAGAAGACCGTATGGGCGATCATGACGGTGATCAGGCCCTGGGTGATGCCGACCATCGCGAAGAACATCAGCGTCGCGACGGCAGTGACGATTTCCGGAACCGTCAGGGGGAGGGCGATCATGACATTCATCGCCGACTGTCCCGTGAACCGGTCCCGCGCCATGCGCACCGCCGCCAAGGTGGCGAGCGAGGTCGACGCCGTGGCCGCCACCACGGCGATGATCAGGGAGTTCTTCGCCGCGCGCAGCATTTCCTCGTTCTGCAGAGCCTTGATGTACCAGTCGACGGAAAAGCCCGACCAGATTGTCACCAATTCGTTGGCGTTGAAGGACAGCGCGATCAGGACCGCGATCGGCAGATAGACATAGGCGAAGAAGAGGACCGCCATGAAGGCGACCCCAGGCCAGTGCTTCGCATCACCCGGTGCTGCCCGGCGGATCGGCAGTGTCATGGCGGATTTGTCCGTCATTGCGTCCCTGCCTTTGGCCGCGCCTTGAGGGCATAGATCGTCATCGCGATCAGGACCAGGGCGAGCAGCGCAAAGCCGAGCGCCGCGCCGAACGGCCAGTTGCGCGCCGCGCCGAACTGCAGACCGATCAGGTTGCCGATCATCATCGTCTTGCCGCCACCCAGCAGTTCCGGTGTCACGTAGGAGCCGAGGCAGGGCACGAAAACCAGAATCGATCCGGCGATGATGCCCGGCTTTGCCGCCGGCAGAACGATGTGCCAGAGCGTGCGCACCCGGTTCGCATAGAGATCGAACGAGGCCTCGATCAGCCGCGGGTCCAGTTTTTCGAGGCTGGCATAGATCGGCAGCACCATGAAGGGCAGGAAGGAATAGGTCAGTCCGACGGACACCGCGAAACTGTTGTGCAGCAGGGGCAGCGGCTCACCGATCAGCCCCGTCCAGAGAAGGAAGGAATTGATCGTGCCGTGGTCGCGCAGCAGCAGGATCCAGGCGTAGTTTCGGACCAGCAGATTGGTCCAGAACGGGATGGTTACCAGAAAGACCAGCGTCGCCCGCCATTTCTCCGATCGGGTCGCCATGAAAAGCGCGGTCGGGAATCCGACCAGCAGCGACAGGGCCGTGGTGATCGCCGAAAGCCAGAT of Alphaproteobacteria bacterium contains these proteins:
- a CDS encoding branched-chain amino acid ABC transporter permease; this encodes MNYGTFFLIASMEGAVQAAVLALTALGLSLVFGVMRVVNVAHGEFYMLGAVIAYWVSSQISGSPLLGFLAALILSPMLVGALAAAADRLILKRLNYDPEATIVATIGLLYILQQAALTLHGPVPTAVAAPFDFYVRFPGFGYSGYKLFVIVACIALMLGTWFLLAKTRIGLVMRATQYDRETAQAFGIPVDRVYAGVFALGAALAAIAAVLIVPTQQAYYLMGGDPLLLSFIVVIIGGLGSLRGTVVAAILIGMSDGIISTLFEPTLAKMIATALVALVLVFRPTGLFGTVAR
- a CDS encoding ABC transporter substrate-binding protein → MTSQGPKSNTQKKQFSRRDTLKTVAAGGLAAAALPLAGRFNQAHSAEPIRIGFQAHRTGIGAAYGRWYERTTMAAAQLINDGGGINGRPVEIVTEDDGTDPKRGAEVVEKFAIQHKTDIVFGTLFSHVVIGSAPRAGELKIPYFVVSEGHHVASGKLNRYVLQPGITDVKSQVQSMAPWVSGNLGKKVTMIFPDFAFGHDHRDYFSAAMAAQGGEVIEKIAIPPTETNFFKYFPRIPQETEVLYHVMVGPGVLTFVKEMGQFFGGDRPEIFGFIDSLEAVDLASPGLEALEGTYFWEAYPRYAQNDGANPHDAFYREKVGVDANGASVNDPKDISTYSHMFGCWETLHIIKQGMEAAGYQGPDDRAKLIEAVESFTEFPESQAHPQGMKTFNGKTHQAFGIQNISKVNEGKLGVVHRTSIEDSLYEPEVDYTTMPL
- a CDS encoding copper chaperone PCu(A)C, coding for MNLRILTVGFLAALLLGGAALFMFQGSKGGVLVESPRLIATDTVPGDAMVFMTLTNTSGEPDILIGAVSDYAGNCGFHGPTVGRNTDGGEFVVIPSGGTTALSAETAHLELLGIEEPLQEGQLVPLTLIFQNAGEVQIKARVEALVPRRDLTLRAGLYEPAEGEPVPEIALAAEPVGEGRWRISLDLGGFVLDRDAVDSAHVPNHGHAHYYVDNVKIGRVYETEFVTDPLPPGDHQIAVTLNTNDHRAYAKDGEPVTAAITIRH
- a CDS encoding DUF1203 domain-containing protein, with the protein product MASSFLPLPTDVVRALQNGRPDSNGQVPERQVSDGAGNPCRHCLRQIPKDSEMLVLAHRPFPFPQPYAEVGPVFLCADACEPPSDTTRMPEILCDVSEVLIRGYGTDDRIRYGTGRVVAVKRVQGEMEAIFADPTVAYIHVRSARNNCFQCRVERG
- a CDS encoding class I SAM-dependent methyltransferase, with amino-acid sequence MAGSTEAGKLYTALAVRKMYDEGIVRRVLDIGAGSGTYSNLLRAHMPGSEWHAVEIWEPYVTEYDLASKYDHVHCVDARLCDPGKLASQFDLVFCGDVLEHMEKEDAQKLIDRLLSVSKLILISIPIVHYPQGEEHGNPYEAHVKDDWSHDEVIDSFPNIATFFLQEGIGLYILSTVPELNEPLVRLNAALGDMIRKQMPEKG
- the pncA gene encoding bifunctional nicotinamidase/pyrazinamidase, whose translation is MTTEDTAFIAIDVQNDFCPGGALAVADGDAVVPVINDLMPAYPVRVLTQDWHPADHFSFAANTAGADPFSLIEAPYGPQVLWPVHCVQGSAGADFHKDLNTDAADLVVRKGYRSSIDSYSAFFENDHTTPTGLEGYLRERGVTKLVIAGLATDFCVRFSAVDAAKLGFEVTVIEAGCRAIDLDGSLAEARRDMLDNGVVLAA
- a CDS encoding rhodanese-like domain-containing protein; protein product: MSGAYAGDIAPKDAWKILEDERDSVLIDVRTAAEWQFVGVPVLERIGKQTVLVEWIKFPGGVANADFVEQVKGAVGDGDPALLFLCRSGQRSQGAAAALTQAGYTRCYNILEGFEGDKDGEGHRGQTGGWKVAGLPWAQG
- the metZ gene encoding O-succinylhomoserine sulfhydrylase, giving the protein MDGGLTGRRYRRQTELVRGGLDRSQFRETSEGLFLTSGYVYDSAEQAEASFKGETDNFMYSRYANPTVGMFEERLARLEGAEDCRATSSGMAAVFSALACFLGHGKRIVASKALFGSCYIVCSEILPRFGVSTTFVDGHDLDQWASALKDRADAVFVETPSNPMLDLVDLEVVSALAHGAGAKVIVDNVFATPMLQRPLELGADIVTYSATKHIDGQGRTMGGAVLSTNKYIKDVFEPFYRHTGPSMSPFNAWIMVKGLETLPLRVERMCANADRIAHFLEAHDGVQAVRYPGLESHPQHALAKRQMSGFGTLVTFTVPGGKPRAFDILNRLRLWDISNNLGDAKSLVTHPATTTHQRLKPEERSHLGIDDGTIRLSVGLEDVEDLLEDLDAALS
- a CDS encoding extracellular solute-binding protein; its protein translation is MSRMSQILGGLTVALGLSLGGAASAQELHLYNWSNYFPPELLEKYEAETGVTVTIDNYASEEDLLAKLQAGGGGYDVIFPGPTTLGTMIEKGLVANIGVNQMANFGNVLPPFQTLSVDPDRSYSAPYMWGTTGFTYDPAMVPGGELEQSWKELFEPRDELKGNIAMLNEMSDVWNAAAYYLGVDKCTEDSGDAQKILDLLMAQKPHVKVYSNDGTIDRMSAGEVAVHMQWNGAAHRVKKNKPDAVYVYPKEGVTFWTDTLAVPANAPNMDAAKAFVNWMMDPQNAAIASNYTGYSNAIKGSGAFLNESLSADPAVNMPEEFGERLSGFKQCSPASKQLRERVWTKLKS
- a CDS encoding ABC transporter permease, which produces MAVLFFAYVYLPIAVLIALSFNANELVTIWSGFSVDWYIKALQNEEMLRAAKNSLIIAVVAATASTSLATLAAVRMARDRFTGQSAMNVMIALPLTVPEIVTAVATLMFFAMVGITQGLITVMIAHTVFCIPFAYLPIRARLEGLDPRLIEAAGDLYATPGAAFRKVTLPLIMPGIISGAVLAFIISLDDFVTTFFVGGAGSTTLPIYIFGLIRVGVSPEVNAISSIMLLVSVALVSLSLLLGRGRGQTQHR
- a CDS encoding ABC transporter permease produces the protein MAVSESAGRRRGGAWRARALLIGPAALAIGIFMVVPLLLMAWISIHERDFSGSVVWDSYSAEAYLRFIFERNLDDSLSWNFDYLSIILRSIWLSAITTALSLLVGFPTALFMATRSEKWRATLVFLVTIPFWTNLLVRNYAWILLLRDHGTINSFLLWTGLIGEPLPLLHNSFAVSVGLTYSFLPFMVLPIYASLEKLDPRLIEASFDLYANRVRTLWHIVLPAAKPGIIAGSILVFVPCLGSYVTPELLGGGKTMMIGNLIGLQFGAARNWPFGAALGFALLALVLIAMTIYALKARPKAGTQ